The sequence CGAACCGCCGCCGTCCTGGGTCTGCATGACCGCGTTGGCGTGCGTGGACACCAGCAGGGCGCTCAGCAGGTTCAGCTCGATGATCTTGCGGCTGAAGTTGGCCGACGCGTCGGCGGCCAGCGCGAACGGGGATCCGCCGGCGTTGTTGACCACGGTGTCGATCCGGCCGTGCCGGGCCACGATCGCCTCGATCAGGCCCCGGACCGCGTCGTCGTCGCGGACGTCGCAGGAATGGAACTCATACGGCGAGGTGTCCACCGGGCGTCGGGCGCAGGTCACCACCGTCGCGCCCTGATCGGCGAAGACGGCGCTGATGCCCGCACCGACACCGCGCACCCCACCGGTCACCAGCACCACCTTGCCGGTCAATCCGAGGTTGATAGCGGCAGCCGCAGAGTCAGACACTGTGCTAGCGTACCAAGCAAGTGCTTGCTTAGGTATCCAAGACCCCAATACGACAGGGAAGTCCGCCCATGCCGATCACATCCAAAACCGTCGAACCGGGGATCGTCGCGGTCACCGTCGACTACCCGCCGGTCAACGCCCTACCGTCACGGGCCTGGTTCGAGCTGGGCGAGGTCATCACCGCCGCTGGCAACGACATGTCCACCCACGTGGTGATCCTGCGGGCCGAGGGCCGCGGCTTCAACGCCGGCGTCGACATCAAGGAGATGCAGAACACCGAGGGCTTCACCGCCCTGATCGACGCCAACCGCGGCTGCTTCGCCGCGTTCAAGGCCGTCTACGAGTGCGCGGTGCCGATGATCGCCGCGGTCAACGGCTTCTGCGTCGGCGGCGGGATCGGCCTGGTCGGCAACGCCGACGTGATCGTGGCCTCCGACGACGCCAAGTTCGGCCTGCCCGAGGTGGAACGCGGCGCGCTGGGCGCGGCCACCCACCTGTCCCGGCTGGTGCCGCAGCACATGATGCGGCGGCTGTTCTACACCGCGGCCACCGTCAACGCCGCCACCCTGCACCAGTACGGCTCCGTGCACGAGGTGGTGCCGCGCGCCGAGCTCGACGAGGCCGCGCTGCGGGTGGCCCGCGACATCGCGTCGAAGGACACTCGGGTGATCCGGGCGGCCAAGGAAGCCCTGAACCTCATCGACGTGCAGAAAGTCAACTCCAGCTACCGGATGGAGCAGGGCTTCACCTTTGAGCTCAACCTCTCCGGTGTGGCCGACGAGCACCGCGACGAGTTCGCCGGGACCGAGAAGGGCGCCAAGAAATGAGCAAGCGGACCACCCTCGACGACGCCGTCGCTGAGCTGCGTGACGGCATGACGATCGGGATCGGCGGCTGGGGCTCCCGGCGCAAGCCGATGGCGTTCGTCCGGGCCATCCTGCGCACCGACGTCAAAGATCTGACCGTGGTGACCTACGGCGGACCGGATCTAGGCCTGCTGTGTTCGGCGGGCAAGGTGCGCCGGGCCTACTACGGCTTCGTCTCCCTGGACTCCCCGCCGTTCTACGACCCGTGGTTCTCGAAGGCCCGCACCACCGGTGCCATCGAGGCCCGTGAGATGGACGAGGGCATGCTGCGCTGCGGGCTGCAGGCCGCCGCCCAGCGGCTGCCGTTCCTGCCGATCCGCGCCGGCCTGGGCAGCTCGGTGATCGACTTCTGGGAGGGTGAGCTCAAGACCGTGGTGTCGCCGTACCCGGTTGAGGGCGGACACGAGACGCTGGTCGCGATGCCGGCGCTGAACCTGGACGCCGCGTTCGTGCACATGAACCTCGGTGACGAGCGGGGCAACGCCGCCTACACCGGGATCGACCCGTACTTCGACGACCTGTTCCTGATGTCGGCGCAGCGCCGCTTCCTGTCGGTGGAGAAGATCGTGCCCACCGAGGAGCTGATCGCCAGCACGTCGCCGCAGACCCAGGTGATCAACCGGATGATGGTGGACAAGGTCGTGGAAGCCCCGAACGGCGCCCACTTCACCATCGGCGCAGCCGATTACGGCCGCGACGAGAAGTTCCAGCGGCACTACGCCGAGGCCGCCAAGTCCGACGAGACCTGGGCGGAGTTCAAGGCCACCTACCTGTCCGGCAGCGAGGACGACTACCAGGCGGCGGTTAAGGCATTCGGAGCGGAGGCACTCACATGACCGACTCACCCACTCGCGCCGAGATCTGCGCGGTCGCCTGCGCCGAGCTGTTCCGCGACGCCGGCGAGATCATGGCCTCACCCATGGCCACGGTGCCCTCGGTCGGCGCCCGGCTGGCCCGCCTCACCTTCTCCCCCGACCTGGTGCTCACCGACGGGGAAGCCCGCATCCTGGCCGACACACCGGCGATCGGCAAGGTCGGGCCGCTGGAAGGGTGGATGCCGTTCAACCGGGTCTTCGAGACCCTGTCCTGGGGCCGGCGCCATGTGATCATGGGCGCCAACCAGATCGACCGCTACGGCAACCAGAACCTGTCGGCGTTCGGCCCGCTGCAGCACCCGACTCGGCAGATGTTCGGGGTCCGCGGGGCGCCGGGCAACACCATCAACCACACCACCAGCTACTGGGTGGGTGCGCACTCGTCGCGGGTGTTCTGCGAGGCCGTCGACATCGTGTCCGGCATCGGCTACGACAAGGTGGACCCGGCCAACCCGGCATTCCGGTTCTTCAACCTGGGCGGGGTGGTGACCAACCTCGGGGTGTTCGACTTCGGCGGCCCGGACCACCAGATGCGCGCGGTCTCACTGCACCCGGGCGTCACCGCCGACGAGGTCGCCGAGAACACCTCGTTCGAGGTGCACGGCCTGGCCGACGCCGCGGTGACCCGGGAACCGACTGTCGAGGAGCTGCGGCTGATCCGCGAGGTCATTGACCCGAAGTCGCTGCGGGATAAAGAAGTACGCGCATGAGCCGGTTGAAGACCCCGCTGACCGAGCTGGTCGGCATCGAACACCCGGTGGTGCAGACCGGGATGGGCTGGGTGGCGGGCGCCCGGCTGGTGTCGGCCACCGCCAACGCCGGCGGGCTGGGCATCCTGGCCTCGGCGACCATGACGATCGACGAGCTGGCCACCGCGATCGCCAAGGTGAAGTCGGCGACCGACAAGCCGTTCGGGGTCAACATCCGCGCCGACGCATCCGACGCCGGCGACCGGGTGGACCTGATGATCCGTGAGGGCGTGAAGGTGGCGTCGTTCGCGCTGGCACCCAAGGCCGAGCTGATCGCCAGACTCAAAGAGGCCGGCTCGGTGGTGATTCCGTCGGTGGGTGCGGCCAAGCACGCCAAGAAGGTGGCGTCCTGGGGCGCCGATGCGGTGATCGTGCAGGGCGGCGAGGGCGGCGGCCACACCGGCCCGGTCGCCACCACACTGCTGCTGCCGTCGGTGCTCGACGCGGTCGCCGGCACCGGGGTACAGGTGATCGCCGCCGGCGGCTTCTTCGACGGCCGCGGCCTGGCCGCCGCGCTGTGCTACGGCGCGACCGGTGTCGCGATGGGCACCCGCTTCCTGCTGACCAGCGACTCCACCGTTCCCGACGCGGTCAAGCAGCGCTACCTGGCCGCCGACCTGAGCGGCACCGTGGTCTCCACCCGGGTTGACGGCATGCCGCACCGGGTGCTGCGCACCGAACTGGTGGAGAAGCTCGAAAGCGGCTCGCGGGCGCGCGGTTTCAGCGCCGCCATCCGCAATGCGGCGAAGTTCAAGAAGATGTCGCAGATGAGCTGGCCGACCATGGTCCGCGACGGACTCGCGATGCGGCACGGCAAGGAGCTCACCTGGTCGCAGGTGCTGATGGCGGCCAATACCCCCATGCTGCTCAAAGCCGGTCTGGTGGAAGGCAATACCGAGGCCGGCGTGCTGGCTTCGGGTCAGGTGGCGGGCATCCTGGACAGCCTGCCGTCCTGCGCCGAGCTGATCACCTCGATCGTCGACGACGCCGTCGAGCACCTGCAGGCCGCGTCACGGTTCGTCGTCTAACGGCCCAACCCCTAACCGTGAGTGTGAATCTCACGACGCAACACACCGCGGAAGCGTCGTGTATTCCACACTCACGCCGGAGCCGGGCCAGCCGGCGGCGTTCATTGCGTCCTCTACGCGGGCGATCAGCGTCGCCTTCCGGTAGCGGAGCAGCTCGGCACTGACCCGGATGATCACCCAGCCCAGGTCAGCCAGCACCACCTGCCGGTCGATGTCGCGCTGGCGCTGCTTGGGGTCGGTCCAGTGCTGGGGGCCGTCGTATTCGACGCCGACGTGCAATTCCCGATATCCCATGTCGACCCGCGCCACGAACCCGTCGTATTCGTCGTACACCACGATCTGGGTCTCCGGGCGCGGCAGGCCCGCGTCGATGAGCGCCACCCGGGTACGACTCTCCTGGTGAGATTCCGCGCTGGCGTCGACCAGCGGCAGGATTCGTCGCAGCCGATTCAAGCCCCGCACTCCCGGATGCGCGGTGATGACGGCCTCGACGTCGGCTATCCCAATACCGGTCGCGTTGGCCAGTGCGTCGACGCGCGCAACGGCGAGCACCCTCGACGGCGTTCGCCGCCCGATGTCGAAGGCGGTCCGCGCAGGAGCGGTGACCCTAATCCCGTCGACGGTCGTCATCTCACTGGCTTTCAGGGTGTCGGTGTGCACGACCAGCTTGGGCGGCGGCCTGCGATTGTCGTGCACCAGTTCCGCGTCGAGTTCAGGGCTCACCCACTTCGACCCCAGCAGCGCTGCGGCCGAATTACCCGCGACGATCCCCCGCCGCCGCGACCACAGCCAGGCCGCACGTGCCCGCTGCGCCGCATCCAGCTCGATACCCCACGGCACGAAGACGCCTGGGTAGACCGTCGCGTAGAGGGTGCGCATCGCCCGCTCGGAAATCACCCTGTCGGCTAACGCCTCGGCCCCCAGGAACGGCCAGTCCAGTTCGTCCATGGCCGAAGCGTGCTACCAAAGGCCGAAACGTGCGGACGCCCGTCCACAGCCCACCGAGTGTGAATCTCACGACGCGACACGCCGTGGCGGCGTCGGGAGATTCACACTCGGCGGCGAAGGCTACGCCTCGACCACCATCAGGGTGTGCCCGGTCGGGTCACGAAGCCAGAACATCGGGGGAACGGGTTCGCCCATCCGGGACACCTGCTCGTCCACATCGACCCCGAGTTCGCGTATCGCGGCGTGCGTGGCGTCGATGTCGTCGGTGCTCAGCGTGATACCGGTGACGGTCGGTTCGATCGGACCGCTCTCCGGCGGCGGCGGAGCCAGCGCGATGCCGGTCGTCCCCTGGGGCGGATAGACCTCGATCCACCGGTAGCCGCCACCGAACTCTTCGTCGGTGCGTTTCTCGAAGCCCAGCGACTCGTAGAACGCAACGGCTTTGTCCTGTTCAACGGTCGGCACACACACGAGGTTGATCGTCTTCAGCCCGGTCTTGGCGGTGCTCATCATGCTCCTTCTAGGTTGGGAACGGTTGGGGACACTACGAATTGACGCCGTAGAGCTGGGCGATCTCCGGCGAGCTCGCCCAGCGGCTGTAGGTGGGACTCTGCGGCCAGCCCTCGGGCGAGTCTTGCCACTCTTCCTGGCGCCCATAGGGCAGCACATCCAGCAACGGGAATATGTGGCTGAGCTGTTCGACCCCGCGGTGGTTGGTGTACCAGGTGCGGAACACCGCATCACCCTGGCGCAAAAAGACATTCACCGCGAACTGACCGCCTGGCGGTACGCCGACATCGGCTCCGAACGAGCTGTTGGCCGTGCTGTACCAGGCCATCTGGTTGCCGACCCGCCGCTTGTACGCGATCGCTTCGTCGATGGGGCCCTGCGTGACGATCACGAACCGTGCGTCGTAGGCGTCAAGAAAGTCGAGTCGGGTGAACTGCGAGGTGTAGCCGGTACACCCTGGGCACTGCCATTCCTGGCCCGGCGACCACATGTGGTGGTAGACGATCAGTTGACTTGCGCCCTCGAACACCTCGGACAGGCGCACCGGCCCGCTCTCGCCTTCGAGCAGATAGTCGTCTATGACAACCATCGGCAGGCGGCGGCGCTGTGCGGCGATCGCGTCGAGTTCGCGGGTGGCGGCCTTCTCCCGGGCGCGCAACGTGTCGATTTCCCGCTGCCAGGTCTGGTTATCCACCACCGGCGGCGCCTTGAAATCCGTCTTCACGAAAACCCCCATTGTCATGTGTACGGCGTCCACATTGGCTATGTTCACACCGTACACTTGGACCCGAGGGGGCTGTCAAGAGGTGGCTGGGACAAGGACCGGTTATCACCATGGCGACCTGGGCGCGGCGCTGATCGACGCCGGCCTGCAGCTGACCCGACTCGGCGGTCCGGAGGCGCTGACGGTCCGGGAGGCGACCCGGCGCGTCGGGGTGTCCCCGAACGCCGCATACCGTCATTTCGCCGACCGCGAGGCACTGTTGCGGGCGGTCGCGATCGCCATCGGAGACCGGATGGCCGCACGCATGCTCCCATCGGCGAGCCGACGCGGCACCGCGGCGAACCGGGCACGCAATCAGCTCCGGTCCGTCGGGCTCGGCTACATCGGATTCGCGTTGGACGAGCCGGGCTGGTTCACCGTGGCCTTCTTCGGCTCCGGGGTCACCTCGGTGGACGACGACGGGCCCCCGCCGCCGTTTCGCGCACTGGTCGATGCACTCGATGCGATGGTGGACGCCGGTGTGCTGAAACCGAGTCGGCGCGCCGGCGCGGAGTGGCCGTGCTGGTCGGCCGTGCACGGATTCGCCGAACTGGCCCTGCGCGGACCGCTACGCGGCGTCCCGCGTTCCGATCTGGATGCACTGGCGCAACGAACGGTCGACGACATCATCGCCGGGTTGGTGGGTTGAGCCGCTGGGTCGGCTGCCCAACTCCGTCGTCCGCGCACGACGAGAGCCCGCTACCCAACCGCAGCGCAACCAGGGGACAGGCGACTTCAAGGGACCAAGGTCCCGATTTTTTGCCGTAGTCGAAGCAAAACGTTGACCGGAGGCCAAAACCTATTCTTTAATTTCGACTATGGACGACTGAGATGAACTCAGCATCCTCTAACCGAACTTTAGTGCGTCCCGGGGCACATCTCGTTCGAGGAGGTCGGCAGGTGTTTGGAAACGTCGTCGTGGGGGGCACTCGCGGAAAACACAAGGCCGGGGCGCTGCGGCGGATCGCCGCCGTGATCGGTGCGGCGGCGGCGTTCGCCGGGTTCGGGATGAGCCCGTTGGCCACCGCACCGCCAGCGCACGCCGATGTGCTCGATGTGCTCATCGATCCACCAATCGACCCGATCTCCGCGGTGATCAGCGGGGCGGCCGACCCGGTGACGGTGTTTGACCCGGCGGCGTGGGAGGACTTCTTCCACCAGCTCGCCGGTCTCGACGTGGCTGGCGCCGGCTCGGCGGTGGCTTTGCCGGGAGACGACTGGTTCGACCAGCTGATCTACACCCCGTTGCACACCGCGATCGAGGACTGGATCAACAGCCCGCTAGGCCTGCAGGTCAGCGGCTTGATCAACCAGGTGTCCGGGCTGTATCTGATCGGTGACGGCGCGGCGGGCACGGCAGACCATGTCGACGGCGGCAACGCCGGGCTGTTGCTCGGCGACGGCGGCGACGGGTACGGCTCGACCGGCTCGGGCGGCAATGCCGGCTGGTTGTTCGGTGACGGCGGCAGTGCCGGCAGTGCCGCCGCCGATGAGAACGTCTTCCCGCTGGCAGGTGGCGCGGACCCGGCCCCAGTCAATGGAACGCCCGGCCAGGGCGGCAACGCCGGGTTCTTGTTCGGCAACGGCGGCAACGGCACCACCGGTGGAGCCGGCCAATTCGGCGGCAACGGTGGCGCGGGCGGCAACGGGGGCAACGGCGGCGTCCTGTGGGGCAATGGCGGTGACGGCGGGGCTGGCGGAGCCGGCGGGGCCGGTACCGCGACCCATACCGCCGGCGGAACCGGCGGGGCGGGCGGAACCGGCGGCAGCGGCGGGCTTCTGTTCAGCAGCGGCGGCGCAGGTGGCGCCGGCGGGATCGGTGGTGCTGGGTATGACGCGGGCACTGCGCTGGCCGGCCAGGACGGTGCCGCCGGCGGAACTGGCGGCACCGGCGGCGTCGGCGGCAACGGCGGAGCGGGTGGCCTGCTGTTCGGCGGCGCCGGTTCCGGTGGAATTGGTGGCGCCGGTGGTGAGGGTGGCACCGGCGGCGCCGGCGGTAACGGTGTGGATGCGGTATTGGCCGGCAACACCGGCGGGGCCGGGGGCAACGGCGGAAACGGTGGTGTCGGTGGGCACGGCGGTGTCGGCGGCAACGCCGGCGCGGCAGGACTTGGTGGCACCGCAGGCAGCAGCGGCAGCGGCGGAGCCGGCGGAACCGGCGGCAACGCCGGCACTCCCGGTGACGGCGGGGCCGGCGGCGCCGGCAACGCGGCTAATCCCAACGGAGGCAATGGCGGCCACGGCGGCGACCCAGGCGCGGTGGGCCAGGGCGGTGCTGGTGGCGCGGCCGGCTCCGGCTCGGGCGGGCACGCGGGTGCCGGCGGCGGCAACGGCGCCGCGGTGAGCGGGGCAGCCGGCAACGGCGGTACCGGTGGAGCCGGGTTCAGCCCCACCGCCGACGGCGCTAACGGCGGGACCGGCGGAAACGGCGGCGCCGGCGGAGCGCTGGGCAACGGCGGCAACGGCGGCGTCGGCGGCAACGGCGCGACCGGGGTTAACAGTGTCGGCGGGTCCGGCGGCAAGGGTGGCGACGGCGGGGCCGGCGGATCCCAGGCCGGCAACGGTGGCACCGGCGGGCGCGGCGGCAACGGCGGTACGGGTGCTGCCGGCACGGCGGGCAGCACCGGCAACACTGGTGTCGCCGGAGTCAACGGCGGCAACGGCCAGGACGGCGGCACCGGTGGTAACGGCTTTGCCGGCGGCAACGGCGGCAACGGCGGCAACGCCGGCACTGCCGCCCACGGCACCGCCGGGATCAACGGTTCCGGTGGCACCGGCGGCAACGGTGGTGCCGCCGGAAACGGCGGCGACGGCGGTAACGGTGCGGACGGCGTCTGGGGCAAGATCGCCTCCAACGGCTTGGACGGTGCCGGCGGTGCCGGCGGCAATGCCGGCAGTGGCGGGTCCGCCGGCGCCGGCGGCGCTGGCGGTGCGGCCGGCACTGGCGGCACCGGGGGCACCGCGGGTAGCGGCGGCGCCGTGGGCGGCGCTGCCAGCGGCGCTGCCAGCGGCGCGGCCCACGGTGGCAACGGCGGCAACGGGGCGAACGGGAACGCCGGCCATATCAACGGCGGCTACGGCGGCAACGGCGGCTCCGCGACCTCAGCGGGAACCGGGAACATCACCGGCGGCACCGGCGGCAACGGCGGCGTCGCGTTCACCGGCGGCAACGGCGGGTGGGGTGGGCGCGGCGGCGACGCGACCATCACCAACAGCGCCTCGACCGGCACCGCCACCGGCGGCAACGGTGGGGTTGGCGCGACCGGAGTCGGCGGTGGGCAGGGCGGCAACGGCGGCAACGCCTACACCTACGGAACCGGCAACGTGGTCGCCGGCAACGGCGGCGATGGTGGTGCCGGCAGCACCAACGGCGCCGGCGGAGGCAACGGCGGCAACGCGACCACTAACAACGCCGCCAACCTGCACGCCGCGGTCGGCGGGAACGGTGGTAACGGCGGCAACGGCGGCTTGGGCGGTGGCTTCGGCGGAGACGGCGGCACGGGCTGGGTCCAAGGCGGCAACGCCGTTGCCACCGGCGGTCACGGCGGAACCGGCGGCAACGGCGCCGGCGGCAGCGGTGTCGGCGACATCGGCAGCGGTGGCCTCGGCGGCAGCGGCGGCGAGGCGTACAACGGCGGCTCTGGCGACGCCGTGGGTGGTGCCGCCGGCCTCGGCGGCCACGGCGGCGGTACGGGCGTCAATGGCGGCCGCGACGGCACCGGCGGCAACGGCGGTTCGGCGACCATCACTGCGAACGGAACCGGAAACGCCATCGGCGGCGACGGGGCAGCCGGCACCGGCGGCAGCAGCACCAACTGGGCCGGCAACGGTGGCAAGGGCGGCAACGCGACCATCAACAACAGCGCCTCGCACGCTGACGCGACCGCCGGAAAGGGCGGAGCCGGCGCCTCCGGCTACCTCGGCGGCAACGGCGGCGCCGGCGGTTCGGCGAATAGCGCCGGCACCGGCAATGCCACCGGCGGGGACGGCGGCAAGGGCGGCAACGGAACCAACGAAGGCGCCGGCAACGGCGGCAATGGCGGCAGCGCCGTGACCAACGCTCCGGGCACCGCGAAGGGCGGTACCGGCGGAGGCGGCGGTACCGGGCACCCCAACGGTTCATCGGGCTCCAACGGCAGCCACACCCCGTAGCGACCGCAACCGGTTCACCGAGCGCGGAGCCAGACCCGCCGCGTGATCAGCTAGGCGCGGATTCCGTTGCGCTGCAACCGAACCGGCGCGCCAACGCTGTCCTGGACGCGCTGACGCAACGTGCGGTCGGCGGCGTCATCGCCGGGCGCGTGCGTTAAAGCCGTCACCCCGCTGCCTTCGTGCGCGGACGACAAAGCCCTGCCACTAGTTGGGCGGCCGACGACAAAGCCAACCGGGATACCCGCTGGCTAACGTGCCTGCCACAGCCAAGAAAACCCAACTACTCCAGTCCGCTTTGCGGAGGAAATGAGCACGCCGTGAGTAACCTCATCAGCGCCTACGCGACCATCATTGCATTCGTCCTTGCGACCCTGATTCCGCTGTGGATCCCGGTGGGCGTCACGGTCGCACCCGCAATCGCCAAGTGGATTCGGAAGCTCCGCAGAACCGCGACGGTACCGACGTCCAGTTCAGCTGGCTTGGGCAGGCAGATGGATCCCGTTGGTCACCGTGATCACGAATGAGGTGAGGTCCCGCGTGAGGTCGTCCATCGATCGCGGTGGGTCGACCTGGTGCAGGAAATCGGCAATGATCTCGAAGAGCCCCCCGACGGTGGCTACCGCCATCGCCCGGTAGTCGACGACCTCACCGGCTAGGGCCTTGCTGCGCCAGAACGACTCGATGAAGTCCGCGGCCCACCGACGATTCGCCCGCCGTTGCGCCTCGACCCGCGGCGAGATTCCGGTGCTTTCCCGGAACGCGACGACTGCCACCCGGGGGTCGACGACCAGCTCATAGGCGAACACCGTCAGCACCCGGCGCACCGTCGCCTCTTCGGTCTCATCGGGAGCGCCGTGGAGCAACTCCTCCTCGACCTTTGCCTCGATCCGATCGCCGATCTCGTTCATCAGCGCCAGGTAACAGTCTTCCTTGCTGTCGAACAGCTCGTAGAACGCCTTGTTGCCGACGTAGGCGGTTTGGCAGATCTGCTCGATCGAGGTGTTGGCGTAACCGTCTCGGGCAAACAATTCGAACGCTGCGGTCAGGAGTTGCTGACGCCGCTGAGCGCGGCGCTGGTCAGCGTCGAGCCCGCGAATCCGGCGCCCCCCCGGTGCCGTCGGAGTCGGTGTTTCCATAAAGTCCGATTTTAGCCGCCAAGGCGCTCAATGATCGTGACGTTAGCGGTGCCCCCGCCCTCGCACATCGTCTGCAAACCGTACCGACCGCCGGTGCGCTCCAGCTCGTTGAGCATCGTGGTGAACAGCTTGGCCCCGGTGGCCCCCAGCGGGTGGCCCAGCGCGATCGCCCCGCCGTTGGGGTTGACCTTGGCCGGGTCGATCGGGAACTCCTTCATCCAGGCCTGCACCACCGGAGCGAACGCCTCGTTGATCTCCACAACGTCGATGTCGTCGATGCTCAGGCCGGTCTTTTCCAGCGCGTAGCGGGTGGCCGGGATCGGGCCGGTCAGCATGATCACCGGGTCGTCACCCCGGGCGCTGATGTGGTGGATGCGGGCGCGCGGCGCCAGACCGTGGTCTTTGACGGCCTGCTCAGAAGCGAGCAGCACCGCGGCCGACCCGTCACAGATCTGGCTGGAGACCGCCGCCGTCAGCCGGCCGCCCTCGACCAGCGTCTTGAGGCCGGCCATCTTCTCCAGTGTGGACTCGCGCGGGCACTCATCGACCCGGAAACCATCGACGTCGATGATCTCGTTGTCGAAGCGCCCCTCAGCGATCGCGGCGAACGCCCGCTGATGGCTCTGCAGCGCGAAGCGCTCCATGTCCTCGCGGGAGATGTCCCAGCGCTCGGCGATCATCTCGGCGCCGCGGAACTGCGAGACCTCCTCGTCCCCGTAGCGCTCCAGCCACTTCTTCGACTCGTTGGTCGGCGAGGTGAAACCGAACTGCTCACCGACGATCATCGCCGACGAGATCGGGATCCAGCTCATGTTCTGCACGCCGCCGGCCACAATCAGGTCCGCGGTGCGCGACATGATCGCCTGCGCGCCGAACGAGATGGCCTGCTGGGACGAACCGCACTGCCGGTCGACGGTGACTCCCGGCACCCCTTCGGGGTAGCCCGCCGCCAGCCACGCCAGCCGGCCGATGTTGCCGGCCTGGCCGCCGATGGCGTCCACGCAGCCGGTGATCACATCGTCGACGGCGGCCGGGTCAACCCCGACGCGGTCCAGCAGACCGCGAAAAGCCAACGCGCCCAAGTCGATCGGGTGGATTCCGGCCAGCGACCCGTTACGCTTGCCGACGGCGGTGCGAACGGCGTCGATAACATACGCCTGAGAAACGTGAGCGGCTTGTGACATATCAACTTCCTTCTTTGGTGATTCCACCCAGCACGATGGCGAGGTATTGCCTGCCGACTTGCTCGGCGGTCAATGGGCCACCCGGTTGGTACCAGCGCACTGATACCCAGGTGGTGTCGCGGATGAAGCGATAGACCAGGTCGACGTCG is a genomic window of Mycolicibacter heraklionensis containing:
- a CDS encoding SDR family oxidoreductase, whose translation is MSDSAAAAINLGLTGKVVLVTGGVRGVGAGISAVFADQGATVVTCARRPVDTSPYEFHSCDVRDDDAVRGLIEAIVARHGRIDTVVNNAGGSPFALAADASANFSRKIIELNLLSALLVSTHANAVMQTQDGGGSIVNITSVSGRRPSPGTAAYGAAKAGVDSLTTSLAVEWAPKVRVNSIVVGMVETEQSELFYGDAESVAAVGATVPLGRLAKPAEIGWTAAFLSSDLASYVSGASLTVHGGGENPAYLDASSANK
- the echA20 gene encoding (7aS)-7a-methyl-1,5-dioxo-2,3,5,6,7,7a-hexahydro-1H-indene-carboxyl-CoA hydrolase, encoding MPITSKTVEPGIVAVTVDYPPVNALPSRAWFELGEVITAAGNDMSTHVVILRAEGRGFNAGVDIKEMQNTEGFTALIDANRGCFAAFKAVYECAVPMIAAVNGFCVGGGIGLVGNADVIVASDDAKFGLPEVERGALGAATHLSRLVPQHMMRRLFYTAATVNAATLHQYGSVHEVVPRAELDEAALRVARDIASKDTRVIRAAKEALNLIDVQKVNSSYRMEQGFTFELNLSGVADEHRDEFAGTEKGAKK
- the ipdA gene encoding cholesterol ring-cleaving hydrolase subunit IpdA, coding for MSKRTTLDDAVAELRDGMTIGIGGWGSRRKPMAFVRAILRTDVKDLTVVTYGGPDLGLLCSAGKVRRAYYGFVSLDSPPFYDPWFSKARTTGAIEAREMDEGMLRCGLQAAAQRLPFLPIRAGLGSSVIDFWEGELKTVVSPYPVEGGHETLVAMPALNLDAAFVHMNLGDERGNAAYTGIDPYFDDLFLMSAQRRFLSVEKIVPTEELIASTSPQTQVINRMMVDKVVEAPNGAHFTIGAADYGRDEKFQRHYAEAAKSDETWAEFKATYLSGSEDDYQAAVKAFGAEALT
- the ipdB gene encoding cholesterol ring-cleaving hydrolase subunit IpdB; translation: MTDSPTRAEICAVACAELFRDAGEIMASPMATVPSVGARLARLTFSPDLVLTDGEARILADTPAIGKVGPLEGWMPFNRVFETLSWGRRHVIMGANQIDRYGNQNLSAFGPLQHPTRQMFGVRGAPGNTINHTTSYWVGAHSSRVFCEAVDIVSGIGYDKVDPANPAFRFFNLGGVVTNLGVFDFGGPDHQMRAVSLHPGVTADEVAENTSFEVHGLADAAVTREPTVEELRLIREVIDPKSLRDKEVRA
- the ipdC gene encoding (3aS,4S,5R,7aS)-5-hydroxy-7a-methyl-1-oxo-octahydro-1H-indene-4-carboxyl-CoA dehydrogenase gives rise to the protein MSRLKTPLTELVGIEHPVVQTGMGWVAGARLVSATANAGGLGILASATMTIDELATAIAKVKSATDKPFGVNIRADASDAGDRVDLMIREGVKVASFALAPKAELIARLKEAGSVVIPSVGAAKHAKKVASWGADAVIVQGGEGGGHTGPVATTLLLPSVLDAVAGTGVQVIAAGGFFDGRGLAAALCYGATGVAMGTRFLLTSDSTVPDAVKQRYLAADLSGTVVSTRVDGMPHRVLRTELVEKLESGSRARGFSAAIRNAAKFKKMSQMSWPTMVRDGLAMRHGKELTWSQVLMAANTPMLLKAGLVEGNTEAGVLASGQVAGILDSLPSCAELITSIVDDAVEHLQAASRFVV
- a CDS encoding endonuclease domain-containing protein, with the translated sequence MDELDWPFLGAEALADRVISERAMRTLYATVYPGVFVPWGIELDAAQRARAAWLWSRRRGIVAGNSAAALLGSKWVSPELDAELVHDNRRPPPKLVVHTDTLKASEMTTVDGIRVTAPARTAFDIGRRTPSRVLAVARVDALANATGIGIADVEAVITAHPGVRGLNRLRRILPLVDASAESHQESRTRVALIDAGLPRPETQIVVYDEYDGFVARVDMGYRELHVGVEYDGPQHWTDPKQRQRDIDRQVVLADLGWVIIRVSAELLRYRKATLIARVEDAMNAAGWPGSGVSVEYTTLPRCVAS
- a CDS encoding VOC family protein, whose product is MSTAKTGLKTINLVCVPTVEQDKAVAFYESLGFEKRTDEEFGGGYRWIEVYPPQGTTGIALAPPPPESGPIEPTVTGITLSTDDIDATHAAIRELGVDVDEQVSRMGEPVPPMFWLRDPTGHTLMVVEA
- a CDS encoding DUF899 domain-containing protein — translated: MKTDFKAPPVVDNQTWQREIDTLRAREKAATRELDAIAAQRRRLPMVVIDDYLLEGESGPVRLSEVFEGASQLIVYHHMWSPGQEWQCPGCTGYTSQFTRLDFLDAYDARFVIVTQGPIDEAIAYKRRVGNQMAWYSTANSSFGADVGVPPGGQFAVNVFLRQGDAVFRTWYTNHRGVEQLSHIFPLLDVLPYGRQEEWQDSPEGWPQSPTYSRWASSPEIAQLYGVNS
- a CDS encoding TetR/AcrR family transcriptional regulator, producing MAGTRTGYHHGDLGAALIDAGLQLTRLGGPEALTVREATRRVGVSPNAAYRHFADREALLRAVAIAIGDRMAARMLPSASRRGTAANRARNQLRSVGLGYIGFALDEPGWFTVAFFGSGVTSVDDDGPPPPFRALVDALDAMVDAGVLKPSRRAGAEWPCWSAVHGFAELALRGPLRGVPRSDLDALAQRTVDDIIAGLVG